Proteins found in one Elusimicrobium sp. genomic segment:
- a CDS encoding LemA family protein, translating to MIIWFIFGAMCMLVVLLMLAYLKFMSLNQAAKTAWQQLDNNMKNRAELIPSLSLSAAAFEELERSFIYELSHMKEACREARSLQERVVCENEITQKFKKVFTAAMKHPEMKEDEHFIKLQESIIQAERKVQNSKRKYNSAARDFNTITSIIPLNLIAKMFELEPYEYFDFDSSLKEDKNEKLPA from the coding sequence ATGATTATTTGGTTTATCTTCGGCGCAATGTGTATGTTAGTGGTTTTGTTGATGTTAGCCTACTTAAAATTTATGTCCTTAAACCAAGCCGCCAAAACGGCTTGGCAACAACTGGATAATAACATGAAAAACCGCGCGGAACTTATCCCCAGCCTATCTCTTTCCGCCGCCGCATTTGAAGAACTGGAACGCTCTTTTATCTACGAACTGAGCCACATGAAGGAAGCCTGCCGCGAAGCCCGCTCTCTGCAGGAACGGGTGGTTTGCGAAAATGAGATTACCCAAAAGTTCAAAAAGGTCTTTACCGCGGCCATGAAACACCCCGAAATGAAGGAAGACGAACACTTTATCAAGTTACAGGAAAGTATTATCCAGGCAGAACGCAAGGTTCAAAACTCTAAACGCAAATACAACAGCGCGGCGAGAGATTTTAACACCATTACTTCTATTATCCCGCTTAATCTAATTGCCAAAATGTTTGAATTGGAACCTTACGAATATTTCGATTTCGATTCCAGCCTGAAAGAAGACAAAAATGAAAAACTCCCCGCTTAA